One Oncorhynchus keta strain PuntledgeMale-10-30-2019 chromosome 34, Oket_V2, whole genome shotgun sequence genomic window, GTAAAATAATAAGCACACATGACAGGATGTTAAAAGAACTATGTCAAACATTTTATCTACAAACACTGTTGTGAAGGAACTGTTGCAAGGACTTAAGGAAGAGTTGTAATGTGAATGTTTTGCTAATGTTGTCAACCTCACAAACGCAAACTAATTATAAAATAGCGAGCTGTAGCCTACATACAACAGCTAGCCAGACCGGACAGTTTTTCTTTAGTGGATTTCTATTCCTGCATTTCTACTGATATGTGATTGAGGTAGAAATGTTACATGTATTATTTTCAGGTAGAAATgttacatatacagtgcattcgggaagtattcagaccccttcactttttccacattttgttacgttactgccttattccaaaatggattaaatcccCAGTCcacaatctacacaataccctataatgacaaaccctatgagactcgaaattgagctcaggtgcatcctgtttccattgatcatccttgatgtttctacaattggagtccacctgtggtaaattcaattggttggacatgatttggaaaggcacacagctgtctatataaggtcccacagatgtcagagcaaaaaccaatccatgagtttgaaggaattgtccgtagagctccgagacaggattgtgtcgaggcacagatctggggaaggtctgcagcattgaaggtccccaagaatacagtggcctccatcattcttaaacggaagacATTTAGATTTTtcaagactcttcccagagctggcagcccggccaaactgatcactctggggagaagggccttggtcagggaggtgatcaagaacccgaaGTTCACTCTGACAGCTCCAGAGttaatctgtggagatgggagaacatgcagtactccaccaatcatgcctttatggtagagtggccagacggaagatattcctcagtaaagggcacatgacagccagctttgTTTTTTGCCAAAAGAAATATAAaagaatctcagaccatgagaaacaagattctctgatctgatgaaaccaagattgaactctttggcatgaatgccaagcgtcacttctggatgaaacctggcaccatccctaagatgaagcatggtagtggcagcatcatgatgtgtgGATGTTTATcagtggcaggaactgggagactagtcagggttgagggaagagtgaatggagcaaagtacagagagattcttgatgaaaacctggtccagagtgctcaggacctcagactagtgtgaaggtttaccttccaacaggacaatgaccctaagcacacagccaagacaacacagaagtggctttggggcaagtctctgaatatccttgagtggcccagccagagcccagacttgaacccgatcgaacatctctggagagacctgaaaatagctgtgcagcgacgctccccatccaacctgacagagcttgaggggatctgcagagaagaatgggagaaactccccaaatacaggtgtttcaagcttgtagcgtcatacccaagatgagTCAAGGCTGTtaacgctgccaaaggtgtttcaacgaAGTagtgagtaaagagtctgaatacttatgtaaatgtgatacgtCTGTTTAAAAAAAcagtgtgtaaattgatgagggaaaaaaactatttcaccaattttagaataaggctgtaacgtaacaaaatgtggaaaaagtgaaggggtctgaatatttataaCCTTCAAATGCTTCAGTCTTTTAAAAACATACTATTTTCGCATATGACTTTGTTTGTCAGCACCTTTAATGGGAATTTAAATTAAGTATCTATTTAAACATAATAAGATAGTTCAGCGAAAGAATGTATTCAGATATTTGTTTCCGTACCtcgtaagcagtctatggactcATCTTAATCTCTTGTGGAATGCGTAGGAATGTTTTCGTTTTCGTCCCTGATTATTTGGACGTGGGGAGATTAATCATGCAGCTGACCAAATTACGCAAGGTGTGTGCGATGTGTGAGCCAAATCATAAATGTCTGAATCATTATTGTAATGAACCTGCAGGAGAAGAGGATCTTCCAGATTCCATGGATGCATGCTGCAAGACATGGCTGGGATTTGGAAAAAGATGCTCCTTTATTCAAGAACTGGGCCATTCATACAGGTACAGTTATGAAAATGAAATGATAAGAACTGGCTAACAATACACAGTATGTTACATTACCAATGCCACTGTTATGTGTTATGATCAGTGTTATGACTCAAGTTTATGCAGCAGCATAGCCTTCCAATAATAAGTCATTTTTTATATTCAGGAAAATACCAACTAGGGATCGACAAACCAGACCCGAAAACATGGAAGGCCAATTTCCGCTGTGCAATGAACTCTCTGCCTGATATTGAGGAGGTGAAAGACAAGAGCATCAAGAAGGGAACCAACGCTTTCAGGGTATACAAGATGCTGTCTGTGTCAGAGCGCCAGACCAAGAAAGGCAAGTGGTTGCCTCTCTAGCTCTGAGAGAACAATgattggggctcccgagtggtgcagcggtctaagacactgcatctcattgGTAGACACAAcattacagacaccctggttcaaatccagctgtatcacaaccggctgtgattggggagtcccatagggcagcacacaattggcccagcatcgtccaggtttggccggtgtaggccgtgattggaaataagaatttgttcttaactgacttgcctagttaaatataggttaaataaatacataaaattgAATTAGAAATGGCAGAGACCGAATTAAAGATCAGCTTCCAGAGAGGATAACACTTATGGCTTTACTGTGTAGCTACTAGCCAAGTTAATTCATGTATAATATGTGCTGTAAGCACGGTTTTATATGTTATTAACACTTGATTATGTAGATGCACATttgttaatgttatagatattTTTACATTACTGTTAATTTGGAATCAACAGTTTATCTACATGTTCTTCTCGCTGAGACGGTTGCGTAGGCTTGAAATTGACACACTGAAAAATATTAATTTGTGTCCAACTTTTAACAGTGGAATGTCATGTTGATGTGTTTTCTAGGAAAGAAAAGGAGGGAAAAAGAGGGGAAAAACAAGGTAATAACTAGTGTGTGTTGACACACAAGACCTCAGTGCATTACTATTCAATTTCACATTCAGACCATTCTAACCATTCAGACCATTCTAACCATTCAGACCATTCAAACCATTCTAACCATTCAGACCATTCTAACCATTCAGACCATTCTAACCATTCAGACCATTCAAAACATTCTAACCATTCAGACCATTCAGACCATTCAAACCATTCTAACCATTCAGACCATTCTAACCATTCAGACCATTCTAACCATTCAGACCATTCAAACCATTCAAACCATTCAGACCATTCAAACCATTCAGACCATTTAAACCATTCTAACCATTCAGACCATTCTAACCATTCAGACCATTCTAACCATTCTAACCATTCAGACCATTCTAACCATTCAGACCATTCAAACCATTCTAACCATTCAGACCATTCAAACCATTCAGTCCATTCTAACCATTCAGACTATTCTAACCATTCAGACCATTCAAACCATTCTGACTATTCTAACCATTCAGACCATTCTAACCATTCAGACTATTCTAACCATTCAGACCATTCAAACCATTCTGACTATTCTAACCATTCAAACCATTCAGACCATTCTAACCATTCAGACCATTCAAACCATTCTTTGAAATTGATCATTTTACTTGGCAAATGTAAAATGATATTAGCAAGCATGACAGACCTCCAGTGAAGATGGAAAGAGATGCCCacacctctctgcctctgtcaccCCAGGAACAGGTGGAGCCCAGGTCGTCATCCATGGAGAGCATGAATGGGTCTGTTGAAGACCATGAAGTGGTGAGGATAGAGGTGAAGGATGATGTGAAAGAGGAGTACATTACAGACTGCACAGGTAAGAGCTTTGGCATCAGTGTCTGTGTCCACTACACACATTTAATCAATTGAATTGATATTGTGTGGTAGAccattaacctctctgggatatgccaaaagccagtgaaaatgcagagcgccaaattcaaataaatttctataaaaatctaactttcatgaaatcacacatgtaagataccaaataaaagctacacttgttgtgaatccagccaacgtgtcagatttcaaaaaggctttttgtcgaaagcaaacgatgctatcaTCTGAGGATAGCATCTCCGAAAACAAAGAGaggaaagcatatttcaaccctgccgGCGCAACACAAAAcccagaaataaaaatataattcatgccttacctttgacgagcttcttttgttggcactccaatatccaatttatttatatagcccttcgtacatcagctgatatctcaaagtgctgtacagaaacccagcctaaaaccccaaacagcaagcaatgcaggtgtagaagcacggtcccataatatgtcccataaacatcacaaatggtccttttgttcgattaattccgtcgatatatatcgaaaatgtccatttattttgtgcgtttgatccagaaaaacaccagtTCCAACTTGCACAACGTGACTTCAAAATAtatcaaaagttacctgtaaactttgccaaaacatttcaaactaatttTGTAATACAAATGTAGGTATTTGTTTACGTAAATAAtagataaaattgaagacgggatgatctatGTTCAATGCAGGAGGAAAATATCTAACAGTGCACAACAAGTGACCTTCGTTCTGAACAGGGCTAATTCTTCAtgacacaaaggaaaaacctcaatcaatttctaaagactgttgacatccagtggaagcaataggaactgcaagaaggtcccttagaaatctggattcccaatgaaatcccattgaaaagagagtgacctcaaaaaataaaatctgaatggtttgacctctgggtttcgcctgctaaataagttctgttctattcacagacatgattcaaacagttttagaaacttcagagtgttttctatccaaataatatgcatatcttatcttctggggatgagtagcaggcagttgaattttggcatgcatttcatccggacatgaaaatactgccccgtcaccaagaagttaagagAGCACAACAGGAGTAGTGACAAGGAATGTTATTATGAACATGTATAGTAGTTACACACTTACTAATGTCTTATGCATATAGCTGTGAGTAAATTGTTTAGGCTTTCCACTGGAGGACAAATTTATAACCAGGGATTATCTTAAGCTTCCTCAGAATTTCTTCATCCGGGCAGTCGCAGCCCTGGGGATGACCAGCTGATCATCGATGACCTGCCATATGTGTGTCAGACCATCGAGGTGACCACGGAGAATgaggagcagtcagtcagctCCAGCCACCCGTACCCACTCCAGATCTCCCCTGTGTCCTCGTATGGAGGTCAGTCCACACCCCCTAAATCCTCCCACTCCATCCCAACCCATGCCCTAAAACAACAGACGGGGTTGCTTGGAACTCACATCAGTACCCATTATAGGCGTTAATAGTGGTATAGTTCCTATAGTTCAGAGCCGCGATGAAAGAGATGTGAATGATTAGAATGTCACTCCAGGTGAATCATTTGATTGGTGATGGGAGGTACCACTATATTTTCTAACACCATTGTATGCCTGCGACTTGTAAGGCCCACTATCACCTCCATTTTAAAATGCCAAGTCAAATTGAAAAATTTGAAACTTTATTCAGTCTAGATAGTATAGTACTGTGGTGTATTGCTTAATGTCTATAAGGGCCACAAAGCTTCCCTGTTGCAAGCCCAAGGCCAGGCCAGTGCTTGCTATCATAAACATGGCTACATCACCACTGTCATTCAACCTGCTCATGGTATCACTGTAGAATAAGTTAATGTGTTGCTTGGGAGAAGCATTAACACAGAAAGAGTTGAACTCAGAACATGAACTTGTATTTATGCATATTTACACAGTTATTTCTGTATGTGTATGCTTAATATGATACTGTATATGGTTCAGTTGATATTGATCCGCCTGATGTGCTACATATAGTATGAAACTGTACATATAACTACTCTACTATTCCTGCATGTTTAGTATTTGGTGAAGCATAACATATAATCTCTACAATGATTATGTGCAGAAGTTCACTAGAGTTCATCACTGATGGTAGCAGATAAGCCTATTGTCATTTAACTTTTTTAACTCTGACATTCTTTCATATGCCCATTCTTCTCCAACCTGTTAGGCTGGAAATCCCTGAGTTATGGGTTTTCATGGTTGTTCTTTCTGTTCTGCTTTACAGAGAGTGACACAGACAGTGTGCACAGTGAAGAGGACTCTAAGGAGGTAAGGACACTGAACAATTGCATTGTCCAATTGCATATCTGTATCAGAAGAAAATCCCATCAGTCAAAAAATTGTCTCCTAACCATTATGTTAGCCAAATAATCATTCAAGACAGCTAGATTATTTTCTACGGTTGGAAAGAAAGTAAAAATCATGAGCTGACACACACTTTGATTTTGAGCCTGTGTGCCTTTATGGAGTGCTTGCAGCACAAAGCGACAACTTTGTTTTATGGTGCCATTGTAGCTGGCTTGTTCTCTTAGCCAAGGGAAGTGCACTTAGCTAGCAGAATTAGCTAATTCTAATAGGGCTGAGCGGCATGGCTGGGCCTGCCTGGgtacacagacacatactgtacaaaccGCTGAATCATTAACCCTGCCTTATCAAAAGATAAACAAACCTTCACTTGAAACCCACGATTTTGAGTTCATTACATTAGCCAGTTGTACTGCTTTACAGTAGTAAGAATACTGTAACTGTAGAATGGTGGTACTGTCCCTTTTACTTCTACCACTAGCCCAGCCCATATTGTCAGTTCCTGTTCTAAAGTGCTCTGACGTAAAGAAAGACGAAAAACAGAAGGCAGCTCTCTGGTGAATACCGGATTCACTTTTCTCCCCTGGCTAATGATTAAACCTCATTTCATGTCTTGAATTGTGCTCAAAACAAGCCCAATCACAAATCAAGGCACATACATACAGTTACAGAATTCAACAGAATAGCATTCTTTATTTCTCAACCATTATTTCCCTTTTGTgttgtagtgttctattgtttgtCGTGTTCTAATACATAATGACATGCCCATTGGAGAAACAGAGAAAACTAGTAAAATGCCAAGCTATTTTCTTTGCCCTAGAAAGCCCTGGTTGTCAGCTACTTTCAAAAATATGGACAAGATGGCTATTGTGGTTCTTGTAGAATATCTTGCTACATTGAGCTGGAAGAGGAAATTTGATGCTGCACACACGCACGTGTGTGTATGTCCGTGGgtgaagagggaggagatgaggttCCTTAGTATAGATGAATCATGCAGAGCTCAACAGCAGGAAGAGCAGTTTGCAAGCATGTTAGAAAGTATTAAGACATATAGCGCTTATAAACATGACAATATGTACATGGGCATGCCAATGTGTTCAAGTTGCAGTAATATATTTTCATTGGTAAATATGCCACATGTTTTGCAAGACTTCCTATAGCtaagtttccatccaattggtgacataTTTTAATGCAAAAATGCAgtggcatttataaaattgtataGAAACGTCCtatttccatcacagctgttgtgattttttttttatgctatgactttactcgcatgaaaactgtggatggaaatgtgGTTAGTGTCAATGAAATTCCCTCTTCTAATGCTGTCAATGATTTATGAAAATTCTACAAACAGACTACTATACATGTTAAGAAATATGCTTGTGGCCAAATCTATATTCAGATCTATCCTGAAATAAGTGTTTGAATGGTTATGGCTGAATTAAACCCACCTTCACTGTGACTTGCAGCATCTTCATGGTGGGCTGTGGGGATCAAGTTTAGCTTCCTCTGTGCTGAGAGTACCATCGTGCTCACTACCCAGCATGGCCACCTTTGTCACAACTGGAAAGGTAACCAACTTCAAAGTGACCAGCACCAGGGACCCCATGCCCCTCATCAGCTACAACAACAGCCCCTGGAAAAGGGACATGCCAGCAGCCCTACACCCTCCTTCAGAGCAGGCTTCCTCCAGCCAGGCCTCTGCTGCAGAGACCCGAGCCAGCGTTATCATGAAGACCTCAGACATCTCTAAGTCCTCTGTGAAGACCTGCTGAAGACCTGGCAGTGCAGTGACTCAAGATATGGGCCAGTCAGTGGCAGGCTTGGCGTGGAAAAGCCTTGATCACAGCTGGCCTTCCTGTTAGACCAGAGTGCCTGCTGGCCTTGTTCGACCAGAGTGCCTACTCATAGGAATGACTgggacatacagtacagtataggggtATGGGGCTCTGTGAGCTGTAGAATATGGATCAATGCCCAAACTGAACCTCCCAAGATCTCAGGGCCTTTTAGATGTGATGGGAGAGAATTCATCTACGAACTGTGAAAATATTTGTAGGGCATCTCATCCCACTTTGCCCACTGTTAATAATGTACATACTAATTTGTCTGCGTAATGGCAAACCGCTTCTGCACCTTATGGAAAGCACTGACGGGGATGTGTCTGGCCACTCtgggctgtgtatgtgtgtacactAACAGCAAAGCTGAAGCCATAGTAGAGGCCTTGTAGAGGCCTTATCTATGGCTCACTTTGCAACCTTGTCTTTGGCCTTCAAGGAGATGTCATCCATAGGATAAAAGGATGAAGTGAATAAATGCACTTGGTAATTTATCTAGATGCCTTTTAAGGCACTCTCTTttaagcatatatatatatatatatatatatatatatatatatatatatatatatatatatatatatatatatatatatatatattataaaggTACATTTTAATCTAGGGTGGACAATTATACCATTTGTATATTCTTCCCCCAAAATTAAAGATTTCTGAAtatttgttagattactttttTTAATTGTTATTTACATGACACAtgaggaaaaatatatatattttccatcaACATTTTCTGTCTTTATTTGTGACATCTACTGTATGTGAAATTGTATATGCTTGTAgcttactgtatgtgtgtgtgtttatatacattaccagtcaaaagtttggacacacctactcattcaagggtttttctttatttttactattttctacattgtagaataatagtgaagacatcaaaactatgaaataacacgtatggaatcatgtagtaaccaaaaaaggtgtgaaacaaatcaaaatatattttatatttgagattctacaaagtagccaccctttgccttgatgacagcacactcttggcattctctcaaccagcttaatctggaatgcttttccagcatatgctgagcacattttggctgcttttccttcactcagcggtccaactcatcccaaaccacctcaattgggttgaggtcgggtgattgtggaggccaggtcatctgatgcagcactccatcactctccttcttggtcaaatagcccttacacagcatggaggtgtgttaggttattgtcctgttgaaaaa contains:
- the LOC118367216 gene encoding interferon regulatory factor 2-like isoform X2 is translated as MPVERMRMRPWLEEQINSCLIPGLKWVNREKRIFQIPWMHAARHGWDLEKDAPLFKNWAIHTGKYQLGIDKPDPKTWKANFRCAMNSLPDIEEVKDKSIKKGTNAFRVYKMLSVSERQTKKGKKRREKEGKNKEQVEPRSSSMESMNGSVEDHEVVRIEVKDDVKEEYITDCTEFLHPGSRSPGDDQLIIDDLPYVCQTIEVTTENEEQSVSSSHPYPLQISPVSSYGESDTDSVHSEEDSKEHLHGGLWGSSLASSVLRVPSCSLPSMATFVTTGKVTNFKVTSTRDPMPLISYNNSPWKRDMPAALHPPSEQASSSQASAAETRASVIMKTSDISKSSVKTC
- the LOC118367216 gene encoding interferon regulatory factor 2-like isoform X1; amino-acid sequence: MPVERMRMRPWLEEQINSCLIPGLKWVNREKRIFQIPWMHAARHGWDLEKDAPLFKNWAIHTGKYQLGIDKPDPKTWKANFRCAMNSLPDIEEVKDKSIKKGTNAFRVYKMLSVSERQTKKGKKRREKEGKNKEQVEPRSSSMESMNGSVEDHEVVRIEVKDDVKEEYITDCTASSEFLHPGSRSPGDDQLIIDDLPYVCQTIEVTTENEEQSVSSSHPYPLQISPVSSYGESDTDSVHSEEDSKEHLHGGLWGSSLASSVLRVPSCSLPSMATFVTTGKVTNFKVTSTRDPMPLISYNNSPWKRDMPAALHPPSEQASSSQASAAETRASVIMKTSDISKSSVKTC